The Gossypium arboreum isolate Shixiya-1 chromosome 4, ASM2569848v2, whole genome shotgun sequence DNA segment CACATAGTTGGTACTTGAATTTATATTGAATCACCCAATTTGGTATCTCTGCACTAACCCATTAGTTTCTGCTAATGCGGCATTAATGGCCAATCCGATGATGACACGTGATAGCCTCTTAATATGACATGTGGTaggtataaattaaaaaaataaatatgtatatattaataaaaatagtatatttttttACATCAAAAATGAACCTGGTCAAATGGTTTTCCAAATAAATTTGAATCTAGACATCTAGTTGTCTCGATTTATTCTAGatgtattttagtaaatttgtatattttatttaaaaaaacagttttaggttattattattttaagaaatatataaaatataaaaaatataagaagcttatatattatttttgaaagATATATAaagatttaaaatatataatatataattaaaattttataattttataattttataaatatatatatatatataaaaagaactAAAATCAATATACAATGAATCTAGACATATGATTGTTCAAATACATTTGAATTTGGATAACATTCTATCTAAGTTTATTCTTGATAtaaaacttttatatatattttatcaatttatatattttaaaattttatatattatttaatttcatcaaaacaagAATAACCtctgatattttataaaaaatataaacttattaaaAAGTAAATTTAGAATCAATATGGAGAACTAGTTATCTAGGTTTATTATTGATgtgaaaaaattattaatttaattaaatttaatatttttaaaaaaatttaatttatgtcAATCATGTGTCATACTGAGAGATTGCTACATGCCACTATTAAAATTGACCAATAGTGCCACGTCAACATAAACTAATTATGTTAGTACAAAAGTACCAACCTAGTTAATGGAACACAAGTTCAAGTACCAACTAGATACTTTTGGACGATTTCAGAGACAAAATACatattaacttttatttttactatattcaaataaaaAACGTAAAAGGACTTTATTTCGATATTAAGTCAATTGGTTTAATCctattaattttgaaagtgagcATCCAAAGTCCCTATTAACCATAACATTTatgtttttagttaaatttacataaatttaattaatataataacaaatttaaccatACGTTAAAGTTTTTTATACATTTTTCagatagtttttttttaaattaagaccAAATTGACGAAATATATAAACATTGAAGGCTTaatttattatatcaataaaaattatgtatgattgatagaaaatattaattttcgtgATTAATTTTTCTTAACTGTTTACTTTCAAAATTGACAGGAATTAAATTGCTCTGATTTTTCTGGAGGGACTAATTtgcttaatatcaaaattaacagCTACTGGAGAGGTGTTTTTACCTTTAAAAACCACCGCTTTCCAACGggacaaaattcaaaaaaaaaaataaaccgTCTATTTAATATCATGTTCTCGTTCGATCAAATCATCCATTTCGCTTTGTTGTATTCTCCCCTTTCCTTTGAGGTAACCCTCTCTCTCCCTCTCCCGTTTCTTCGTGGTGCCTTTAATGGCTTACAGACCTGGCTTTTGGCAATCTTATAATTCGaattatttagttttttttttctggcTATTTAATCAAGTTCGAGTTTCGTCTAGAATTCGCTattttaactcttttttttttttacggttTTAGTGCATCCTTCTCTGTTTTGAGCTTGTGTGGGGAAGCTTGAACAGATTATTGCTTTTTGTAGTTTATTAGTAATGTTTTTTATGTTAATTCATGgaccttttcattttcttatgcTGTATTACCAACTAAATTATGtatttgtattttcttttttttaaaagacTTCAAAAGAGTGATTTGTTTGAGTATTATTATTTAGATTCATACTGTTTAAATGCGTAGGCTTTCAACTTAGTGTTTCACTAATGGGAACAGCCAATGATTCAAGCAAGGTAATTCGGGTTATGGAATTTAATTTGTTGGCCTATTTGTTTATAGAATCAATTTCTTTGATGACATTGAGTTGTAAGTAATTATCTAAATGCAGGATATCTCTGATCGTTTGGCTGAGAAACACCCAAAGGTGGTTTTTGTTTTaggtaataattattttttttcatttttaccatTATTGTTTTTGAATTTACTTTTatcagccttttttttttttcccaataAGGTGGTCCGGGTAGTGGCAAAGGTACCCAATGTGAGAAAATTGTTCAACATTTTGGTTACACTCATCTTAGTGCAGGAGATCTTCTCCGAGCTGAAAAAAACTCTGGTTCTGAAAATGGGTATGACAGATATATATAAGATTATGTTTTTATGAAATCTATGAATACATGCTTATCTACTAATTCATTGGCTTTGTGCTAATTGAATGCATTGTTGTCTTATGGTCTGCAGAATCATGATTCAGAACATGATGAATGAAGGAAAGATTGTTCCTTCCGAGGTAACAATTAAGCTTCTTCAAAAAGCAATGTTGGATAGTGGTAATGACAAGTTCCTTATTGATGGTTTTCCTCGTAATGAAGAAAACCGAGCTGCATTTGAAGCTCTTGTAAGGCTTTGTTTATCTCATTTCTTTTATGCGGTCTTCTCAGCTTCATTCATTTAGATATTCCAACAAAAGCAGTGAGTTTAAACTTTAAAATGACTTCACTTACATGCTGAATGCAGACTAAAATTGAGCCAGAATTTGTCCTGTATTTTAATTGTCCTGAAAAAGAAATGGAGAGGCGAATTCTTAATAGAAACCAGGTTAGCTAATGTCCCCTCTAAAAGATATATATAGGTTTGAATCAGATGGTTTCCTacttttttttgttctttaaaCCATTTTTCATTTTCTGGATAACAAGGGAAGAGAAGATGATAACATTGAAACAATAAGGAAGCGATTTAAGGTGTTTCTAGAGTCTAGTCTTCCTGTAATTGAGTACTATAAAGGAAAGGGCAAGGTTCGAGAGGTAAAATTCTGCTTCACTGAAATggtttttttgttttcttaataGTTTCCATGTTTACATACTACTCAAATGTTGTTGCTTTACCTTCAGATTGATGCTGCAAAGCCGGTTGAAGAGGTATTTGAGGAGGTTAAAGCTATTTTCAACCCAAAAGTCCCAAAAGTCCCAAAAGACGAAAATGTTGAGGGGAGATGCGTGTGTTGTGCTATTCTGTAGGTGCCCCTTTAGCTGGAAAACAAAACTAGTATTGAGATTTCAGTGCATTTATAGAAATAATAATGTAAACTATGAGGTGTATGTATAATTATCTTGAGTAACTGTATTGACCGAGTTGTGCTTTGCAATGAATTGCCATTGTATATTATGAAGTGTTGTACTCTTCTTTCATAAGAAACTTTTCATAAGAATTATAATTATGATGGAAGCTTTTAGAAGTTATCTGACCCTTTTTTAATTATCCATGAGAGTCAtaagtatgaaaaaaaaagagaagaactATATGATTGAGAAGATGCATAGCATAGTATGAAATCATAAAAAGAGAAGCTCTGTTCATAGGCTCTCATTGCATGGCATCCCAGGATTTAAGTTCAAACTTCTGCTGAGATATCCAGTGCCACAAGAACTAATGACTTATCTGCTCTTGTGTAATTTAACCCACAACAGTCCACACTAAACTTTGAGGTTCATAAAAAAATTGCTAAAACTTGTAGGAATATTTTGTGTTTAATCAGATTGACTGTGTATGACTTGATAGATTCCTTATAGGTGCTAAACAAGTATTATGTTATATTTAAGGGCTTCCCAGCACCAAAAACTGCTTTTGCttgtagaatatatatatatatgtatgtatatatgtggatTTTGCAGGTTACTGCCTAGATATTGCAACTCTACCAGAGACAAAAGAGCAAACCATACTTAATTTTCTGGGGTTAGGATCCGATCCACTACTTTTGCCTCCATTAATATCTAATACATTACTCATCACCATTCAAATGTGTATGCCTCATCCATTAAATATGAATGTCAATTTGTGAACAGTGATTAGACATA contains these protein-coding regions:
- the LOC108459421 gene encoding UMP-CMP kinase 3-like; protein product: MGTANDSSKDISDRLAEKHPKVVFVLGGPGSGKGTQCEKIVQHFGYTHLSAGDLLRAEKNSGSENGIMIQNMMNEGKIVPSEVTIKLLQKAMLDSGNDKFLIDGFPRNEENRAAFEALTKIEPEFVLYFNCPEKEMERRILNRNQGREDDNIETIRKRFKVFLESSLPVIEYYKGKGKVREIDAAKPVEEVFEEVKAIFNPKVPKVPKDENVEGRCVCCAIL